A stretch of the Panicum virgatum strain AP13 chromosome 9N, P.virgatum_v5, whole genome shotgun sequence genome encodes the following:
- the LOC120691103 gene encoding uncharacterized protein LOC120691103 isoform X2, with protein MERFFSSTSTAPRRDEGAGIILLSGPPCCGKTSLLFQFAVNRAAESGRGVVFICSKGRLESNPPFLSQGVDPSMSLLQRIQIKSCQQRYGTTRARDLAMVRVLALCHNAIAHANAKLGTLGSCNLLLSDVQQGDTPRSLFIYKRWINSIHTIRADGTGSYILKNIWSSESETKKARKAKYSVALQYLVLEEISN; from the exons ATGGAGAGGTTcttctcctccacctccaccgccccaAGGAGGGACGAGGGCGCCGGCATCATCCTGCTCTCGGGCCCCCCGTGCTG CGGGAAGACCTCGCTCCTCTTCCAGTTCGCGGTGAACCgcgcggcggagagcggccgcgGCGTGGTGTTCATCTGCAGCAAGGGGAGGCTGGAGAGCAACCCCCCTTTCTTGTCCCAG GGTGTTGATCCATCGATGAGCTTACTTCAGAGGATACAAATCAA GAGCTGCCAACAAAGATATGGAACTACTAGAGCTCGAGATCTGGCAATGGTCCGTGTATTAGCTTTGTGCCACAATGCTATTGCACATGCGAA TGCAAAGCTTGGAACCCTTGGTTCTTGCAATCTATTACTATCTGATGTACAGCAAGGTGATACCCCAAGATCACTGTTTATTTACAAGAGATGGATAAATTCCATACATACAATCCGAG CTGATGGCACAGGATCCTACATACTAAAGAATATTTGGAGTTCAGAAAGTGAAACCAAAAAAGCAAGAAAAGCTAAATACTCAGTAGCCCTGCAATATCTTGTTCTTGAAGAGATCAGCAATTAA
- the LOC120691104 gene encoding 50S ribosomal protein L11-like, which produces MMATLKDAAARKPVLATIRLIVSAGAARPAPPVGPALGFYRLNLMAFCKDFNARTQKYKADTPMQVTLTAYKDSTFEFVVKSPSVSWFLKKAAGIETASSRPGHSNVSSLTLHHVYEIAKLKQADPFCKHMSLEALCKSIIGTANSMGIEIVKDL; this is translated from the coding sequence ATGATGGCAACTCTGAAAGATGCTGCTGCAAGGAAGCCTGTACTGGCAACAATCCGTCTTATTGTTTCAGCTGGTGCTGCACGTCCTGCACCTCCAGTTGGTCCAGCGCTGGGTTTCTATCGGCTCAATTTGATGGCTTTCTGCAAGGATTTCAATGCCAGGACCCAGAAGTACAAGGCAGACACTCCAATGCAAGTCACCTTAACTGCTTACAAGGATAGCACCTTCGAGTTCGTTGTCAAGTCACCCTCAGTATCATGGTTCCTCAAGAAGGCTGCAGGAATAGAAACAGCCAGCAGTCGCCCAGGCCACAGCAATGTGTCATCCCTCACTCTCCACCATGTGTATGAGATTGCAAAATTGAAGCAGGCTGACCCCTTCTGCAAGCACATGTCGCTTGAGGCGCTGTGCAAGTCCATCATTGGCACAGCTAACTCCATGGGCATTGAGATTGTTAAAGATCTATGA
- the LOC120690539 gene encoding pre-mRNA-processing factor 19-like, with protein sequence MICAISGEVPDEPVVSKKSGLLFERRLIERYIEDHGKCPVTKEELNMDDIVPVKTNKVVKPRPLQAASIPGLLGIFQNEWDALMLSNFALEQQLHTARQELSHALYQHDAACRVIARLKKERDEARTLLAQAERQIPSLVAGAAPAAVVSNGKRAMEDEIGPDGKKIRPGINPVMIEELTECNTMLSAQRKKRQVPPTLAPIDALERYTQISSHPLHKTNKPGILSMDIHPLKDIVATGGIDTNAVLFDRPSGQILCTLTGHSKKITTLKFVPRDELFVTGSADKTVRIWQESENGNYNCIHTLKDHTAEVEAVTVHATQKYFVTASKDNSWCFYDISTGSCLTQVGEASGQEGYTSASFHPDGLILGTGTTDSVVKIWDVKTQAQAATFKGHVGPVTAMSFSENGYFLATAAHDGVKLWDLRKLRNFRTFSPYDSETPTNAVEFDVSGNYLAIGGSDIRVYQVGNVKVEWNLIKTLPDLSGTGKVTSVKFGADAKYIAVGSMDRNLRIFGLPGDDQMEESNTAAE encoded by the exons ATGATCTGCGCGA TCTCCGGCGAGGTGCCGGACGAGCCGGTGGTGTCCAAGAAGTCGGGGCTCCTCTTCGAGCGGCGGCTCATCGAGCGCTACATTGAG GACCATGGCAAGTGCCCGGTCACCAAGGAGGAGCTCAACATGGACGATATCGTGCCGGTCAAGACCAACAAG GTCGTGAAGCCGAGGCCTTTGCAGGCTGCAAGCATTCCAGGACTTCTTGGGATATTTCAAAAC GAGTGGGATGCTCTTATGCTTTCTAATTTTGCTTTGGAGCAGCAGCTTCACACAGCAAGACAAGAACTTAGTCATGCACTCTATCAG CATGATGCTGCCTGCCGTGTTATAGCCAGATTAAAGAAGGAAAGAGATGAGGCAAGAACACTTTTGGCTCAAGCTGAGAGACAGATTCCTTCATTAGTTGCCGGAGCTGCTCCTGCAGCTGTAGTTTCCAACGGAAAAAGAG CAATGGAAGATGAAATTGGCCCTGATGGCAAGAAGATTCGTCCTGGTATCAACCCTGTCATGATTGAAGAACTTACAGAGTGCAATACCATGCTTTCCGCACAGCGTAAGAAAAGACAG GTTCCGCCAACTCTGGCACCAATCGATGCACTTGAGAGATATACTCAGATCAGCAGTCATCCCCTTCATAAGACAAACAAACCGGGCATTTTGTCCATGGACATTCATCCTTTAAAG GACATTGTTGCAACTGGGGGTATTGATACAAATGCAGTACTGTTTGATCGGCCATCTGGTCAAATCTTGTGCACACTTACTGGTCACTCAAAGAAG ATAACCACTTTGAAGTTTGTTCCACGTGATGAACTCTTTGTAACTGGATCCGCAGATAAG ACTGTTCGCATTTGGCAAGAGAGCGAGAATGGGAACTATAACTGCATCCATACATTGAAAGATCATACTGCTGAG GTTGAAGCTGTTACAGTCCATGCAACTCAAAAGTATTTCGTGACTGCTTCCAAGGATAACTCCTGGTGCTTCTATGATATTTCAACAGGGTCTTGCCTCACACAG GTTGGCGAGGCTTCAGGACAAGAGGGATATACTTCTGCATCATTCCATCCGGATGGTCTTATCCTTGGAACTGGTACCACTGATTCTGTTGTTAAAATTTGGGATGTGAAGACTCAG GCACAGGCCGCAACGTTTAAGGGGCATGTTGGACCAGTCACTGCTATGTCCTTCTCTGAAAATGGTTACTTCCTTGCG ACCGCTGCTCATGATGGTGTCAAGCTTTGGGATCTTCGgaaattgagaaattttaggACCTTCTCTCCTTATGATTCAGAGACGCCGACCAATGCTG TGGAATTCGATGTTAGCGGAAACTATCTTGCAATTGGTGGTTCAGATATAAG GGTTTACCAAGTAGGTAATGTCAAGGTTGAATGGAATCTTATCAAGACATTACCAGACTTATCAGGAACAG GTAAAGTAACttctgtgaagtttggagccgaTGCTAAGTACATTGCCGTAGGTTCTATGGACCGCAACCTACGGATATTTGGACTCCCTGGGGATGACCAAATGGAGGAATCAAACACAGCAGCCGAGTGA
- the LOC120691103 gene encoding uncharacterized protein LOC120691103 isoform X1 — MERFFSSTSTAPRRDEGAGIILLSGPPCCGKTSLLFQFAVNRAAESGRGVVFICSKGRLESNPPFLSQGVDPSMSLLQRIQIKYIEDGDEIRKYFAAFHLLDNFPAAVIVDDFADFFSERSCQQRYGTTRARDLAMVRVLALCHNAIAHANAKLGTLGSCNLLLSDVQQGDTPRSLFIYKRWINSIHTIRADGTGSYILKNIWSSESETKKARKAKYSVALQYLVLEEISN, encoded by the exons ATGGAGAGGTTcttctcctccacctccaccgccccaAGGAGGGACGAGGGCGCCGGCATCATCCTGCTCTCGGGCCCCCCGTGCTG CGGGAAGACCTCGCTCCTCTTCCAGTTCGCGGTGAACCgcgcggcggagagcggccgcgGCGTGGTGTTCATCTGCAGCAAGGGGAGGCTGGAGAGCAACCCCCCTTTCTTGTCCCAG GGTGTTGATCCATCGATGAGCTTACTTCAGAGGATACAAATCAA ATACATTGAAGATGGTGATGAAATCAGAAAGTACTTTGCTGCATTTCACCTTCTTGACAACTTCCCTGCTGCAGTCATTGTTGACGATTTTGCAGATTTCTTCTCCGAAAG GAGCTGCCAACAAAGATATGGAACTACTAGAGCTCGAGATCTGGCAATGGTCCGTGTATTAGCTTTGTGCCACAATGCTATTGCACATGCGAA TGCAAAGCTTGGAACCCTTGGTTCTTGCAATCTATTACTATCTGATGTACAGCAAGGTGATACCCCAAGATCACTGTTTATTTACAAGAGATGGATAAATTCCATACATACAATCCGAG CTGATGGCACAGGATCCTACATACTAAAGAATATTTGGAGTTCAGAAAGTGAAACCAAAAAAGCAAGAAAAGCTAAATACTCAGTAGCCCTGCAATATCTTGTTCTTGAAGAGATCAGCAATTAA